From a single Flavobacterium sp. genomic region:
- a CDS encoding S49 family peptidase codes for MNKNLHTLLAGPLYINEMYGASLVPSIYRTLIGNSIEDKSIEQLMIEKQSATEKTSVNSSANKVVVVDFNQPVLKFDYGYWLGTKTYTKILNQLANDDTVAGVVLNMDSGGGQVYGTPEFYDYISNYPKPIVAYTDGYMCSGAYYIAAATQRIFANKRADAIGSIGAYATIVDSNGIWEHFGAKVHTIYATKSTEKNSEYREVIDNSNYEPYIKNQLDPIVETFITDMKESRPNISEEAFKGGTWTGEQSVEMGLVDENGTIQDAINHVFELSMNSNNQKPNTNMNTKSLPKVEAVLSLEAPLALNENGSFLNEEQLDTIEARFDALESENSTLQTQVSEANTEKETAVNAITAQLTEATNTATAMETSVNAIMENLGLPVAGTLTEKLAAIDAKSIEVGKKDGAAPTAPKIGVDGEGKKSTASLNIAGVDVAEALNC; via the coding sequence GTGAACAAGAACTTACACACATTATTAGCTGGACCTCTTTACATTAATGAAATGTATGGAGCTTCTTTGGTTCCTTCTATTTACAGAACATTAATTGGCAATTCAATTGAAGATAAATCCATTGAACAATTAATGATTGAAAAGCAATCAGCTACCGAAAAAACTTCTGTTAATTCATCTGCTAATAAAGTAGTTGTAGTTGATTTCAATCAGCCTGTATTAAAATTTGATTATGGTTATTGGTTAGGTACTAAAACTTATACCAAAATTTTAAATCAATTAGCAAATGATGATACTGTAGCTGGTGTTGTTTTAAATATGGATTCTGGAGGTGGACAAGTTTATGGAACTCCTGAATTCTATGATTACATTTCAAATTATCCAAAACCTATTGTTGCTTATACAGATGGTTATATGTGTTCAGGTGCTTACTACATTGCAGCTGCAACACAAAGAATATTTGCAAATAAAAGAGCCGATGCAATTGGTTCTATTGGTGCTTATGCTACAATTGTAGATAGCAATGGAATTTGGGAACACTTCGGTGCAAAGGTTCACACTATTTATGCTACAAAATCAACTGAAAAAAATTCAGAGTATAGAGAAGTAATTGATAACTCCAATTACGAACCATATATCAAAAATCAATTAGATCCTATTGTGGAAACTTTCATAACAGATATGAAAGAATCCAGACCAAACATTTCAGAAGAAGCTTTCAAAGGTGGAACATGGACTGGAGAACAATCTGTTGAAATGGGATTAGTTGATGAAAACGGAACAATTCAAGATGCAATTAATCATGTATTTGAATTATCCATGAACTCTAATAATCAAAAACCAAATACAAATATGAACACAAAATCGCTACCTAAAGTGGAAGCTGTTTTGAGTTTAGAAGCTCCGTTGGCTCTTAATGAGAATGGGAGCTTTTTAAACGAAGAGCAGTTAGATACTATCGAAGCGCGTTTTGATGCTTTAGAATCTGAAAATTCTACACTTCAAACGCAAGTAAGTGAAGCAAACACCGAAAAAGAAACGGCTGTAAATGCAATCACTGCACAATTAACAGAAGCAACCAACACTGCAACAGCAATGGAAACTTCTGTAAATGCAATTATGGAAAACTTAGGTTTACCAGTTGCAGGAACTTTAACCGAAAAATTAGCCGCTATTGATGCAAAAAGCATTGAAGTAGGTAAAAAAGACGGTGCAGCACCAACGGCTCCAAAAATTGGAGTAGATGGAGAAGGAAAAAAATCAACAGCAAGTTTAAACATTGCAGGAGTTGATGTGGCGGAAGCTTTAAATTGTTAA
- a CDS encoding BRCT domain-containing protein: MIQGLLMLSGIVFPIIYFIQKKELNKLKNDFFNIKYEYEKIKNNQEKFREEVLKEAKKYTTPNITADFPLPKFKEEQTKAFNKNSNPNFNPIEVEYYRDKKIKKEFLYPKKGLEDNGNYFFGKKVVITGDFKKIPDRNEMAKMLWEIGADIDTAVGKNTDVLIVGDNAGDVKIEYAEENGIEIMYEENFLEEFDIN; this comes from the coding sequence ATGATTCAAGGATTATTAATGCTTTCTGGAATTGTTTTTCCTATTATTTATTTTATTCAAAAAAAAGAATTAAACAAACTAAAAAATGATTTTTTTAATATCAAATATGAATATGAAAAAATTAAAAATAATCAAGAAAAATTTAGAGAAGAAGTTTTAAAAGAAGCAAAAAAATATACTACTCCGAATATTACTGCTGATTTTCCATTGCCAAAATTTAAAGAAGAACAAACAAAAGCATTTAATAAAAATTCAAATCCAAACTTTAATCCTATTGAAGTTGAATATTATCGAGATAAAAAAATAAAAAAAGAGTTTTTATATCCAAAAAAAGGATTAGAAGATAATGGAAATTATTTTTTTGGAAAGAAAGTTGTTATTACTGGTGATTTCAAAAAAATACCTGATAGAAATGAAATGGCAAAAATGTTATGGGAAATTGGAGCTGATATTGATACAGCAGTTGGAAAAAATACTGATGTACTTATTGTTGGTGATAATGCTGGTGATGTTAAAATAGAATATGCTGAAGAAAATGGTATTGAAATAATGTATGAAGAAAATTTTTTAGAAGAATTTGATATTAATTAA
- a CDS encoding DUF6712 family protein has protein sequence MILADNSDLKKYVSIANSFEFQDFEPYIQKAVYAYTHKYVGNLHVVLDALATGENATIKNEAREHLRSAIANFGMYIFLPLLAVQLDSSGISVNTSENRAAANWGQIKDIRRELLRAGHESMDLLLAHLDANLSIFTDYATNYSPANNELLVNNATIFSKYYNIFDSRQTFLALIPIIRKVEDQYLQTFLCPELITALKTNVTGNVKAVKIAMQKAIVAFTVAKVSANGLFVFDERGLRIDFENMSDGRIENTTYGKPVDQLKSLADEEINNGTQYLKLVAEIIEANPTDFNQCDFPLVKNSKSLPGYEPYNTKGVFGL, from the coding sequence ATGATACTAGCAGATAACTCCGATTTAAAAAAATACGTTTCCATTGCCAATTCATTTGAATTTCAAGACTTCGAGCCTTACATTCAAAAAGCAGTGTATGCCTACACCCATAAATATGTTGGAAACCTTCATGTAGTACTTGATGCACTAGCAACAGGAGAAAACGCAACAATTAAAAACGAAGCTCGCGAACACTTGCGTTCAGCAATTGCAAACTTCGGAATGTACATATTCTTACCATTGTTAGCGGTGCAATTAGATTCTTCTGGAATATCTGTAAACACTTCCGAAAATCGTGCAGCTGCAAATTGGGGACAAATCAAAGACATCCGCAGAGAATTATTGCGTGCCGGTCACGAATCTATGGATTTACTTTTGGCACATTTAGACGCTAATCTTTCGATTTTTACTGATTACGCTACCAATTATAGTCCAGCAAACAACGAATTATTAGTTAATAATGCCACTATATTTTCAAAATACTATAACATTTTCGATAGTAGACAAACGTTTTTAGCCTTAATTCCAATTATTCGCAAGGTAGAAGACCAGTATTTACAAACGTTTTTATGTCCTGAATTAATCACAGCACTAAAAACAAACGTTACAGGAAACGTAAAAGCGGTTAAAATCGCAATGCAAAAAGCGATTGTAGCGTTTACAGTTGCCAAAGTTTCTGCAAATGGATTGTTTGTTTTCGATGAACGTGGCTTACGCATCGACTTTGAAAACATGTCCGATGGCAGAATAGAAAATACAACATACGGAAAACCAGTTGATCAATTAAAATCGTTAGCCGATGAAGAAATCAACAACGGAACACAATATTTAAAACTCGTAGCCGAAATTATAGAAGCGAATCCTACTGATTTCAATCAATGTGATTTCCCATTGGTAAAAAATTCAAAATCATTACCAGGTTACGAACCATACAACACAAAAGGAGTTTTCGGACTATAA
- a CDS encoding phage holin family protein, with protein sequence MKNYINEILQITAPKFSMFIELFNKPLFGLFTLSSTVVAVQIVSFWGAVDLLTILFIADFTTGMLASWLIWRKKQDRKDKWFFGKGEGFSSDKFKKMFIKLMVYLGTPIVIDKFQDTFLIKNLKYSTISDAEIELTTFLILLFCLNEFYSIFNENLPKCGFNLWESIKKIIGFYKKVKTEINEAK encoded by the coding sequence ATGAAAAATTATATAAACGAAATATTACAAATTACAGCTCCTAAATTTTCAATGTTTATAGAGTTGTTCAACAAGCCTTTGTTTGGACTGTTTACACTTTCTTCAACCGTTGTGGCAGTGCAAATAGTTAGCTTTTGGGGTGCGGTCGACTTGCTTACAATTTTATTTATAGCCGATTTTACTACAGGAATGCTTGCTAGTTGGCTAATTTGGAGAAAAAAACAAGATCGAAAAGACAAGTGGTTTTTTGGAAAAGGTGAAGGATTTTCTTCTGACAAGTTCAAGAAAATGTTTATAAAACTAATGGTTTATCTCGGTACGCCAATAGTAATAGATAAGTTCCAAGATACTTTCTTAATTAAAAATTTAAAGTATTCAACCATTTCAGATGCAGAAATTGAGTTAACTACCTTTTTAATATTGCTTTTTTGCTTGAATGAATTTTACTCTATTTTCAATGAAAACCTACCAAAGTGCGGTTTTAACCTTTGGGAAAGTATTAAGAAAATAATCGGTTTCTATAAGAAAGTAAAAACGGAAATTAATGAAGCTAAATAG
- a CDS encoding M15 family metallopeptidase, translating to MDQISLERIKTAHPRIKDELGALYIVANNNLGKYVRLRITRVYSTPKEQHILFLQKPKVTNADAWQSIHNYGLAFDIVLLIDKDKNGTFETATWDTLKDFDVDGIADWMEVVKVFKDAGWEWGGDWKKFPDAPHFQKTYGFNWKVLKQRVDKGITVTENGIVYPKI from the coding sequence ATGGATCAGATATCGCTTGAAAGAATTAAAACAGCTCATCCTAGAATAAAGGATGAATTAGGTGCTTTGTACATTGTTGCTAATAATAATTTAGGCAAGTATGTTCGTTTAAGAATCACAAGAGTTTACTCAACTCCAAAAGAACAGCACATTTTATTTTTACAAAAACCAAAAGTTACAAATGCAGATGCCTGGCAAAGTATTCACAATTATGGATTAGCCTTTGATATTGTTTTATTGATAGATAAAGATAAAAACGGAACTTTTGAAACCGCAACCTGGGACACCTTAAAAGACTTTGATGTTGATGGAATAGCTGATTGGATGGAAGTTGTAAAAGTATTCAAAGATGCTGGTTGGGAATGGGGCGGTGATTGGAAGAAATTCCCAGATGCACCACATTTTCAAAAAACATATGGTTTTAATTGGAAAGTCTTAAAACAAAGAGTAGACAAGGGAATTACAGTAACTGAAAACGGAATTGTTTATCCAAAAATATAA
- a CDS encoding helix-turn-helix transcriptional regulator has protein sequence MANNKNKNEQWMLLVLLLKEIAEEKGITQNQIAEQTGMIQSAVSRFFSLKFKPTIDTFLQVSKAIKVNFFFEDKESKTDLNKCFEKAMEQLGRRVDKLPKN, from the coding sequence ATGGCAAATAATAAAAATAAAAACGAGCAATGGATGTTGCTCGTTTTACTTCTTAAAGAAATTGCAGAAGAAAAAGGAATCACGCAAAATCAAATTGCAGAACAAACAGGAATGATACAATCGGCAGTTAGTCGTTTCTTTTCCTTGAAATTCAAACCTACAATTGATACTTTTTTGCAAGTTTCAAAAGCAATAAAAGTCAATTTCTTTTTTGAAGATAAAGAATCAAAAACAGATTTAAACAAATGCTTTGAAAAAGCAATGGAACAACTTGGAAGAAGAGTTGATAAGCTTCCAAAAAATTAA
- a CDS encoding phage tail tape measure protein gives MSKDNVTRRISIFVNGKEVENSLKGVEGAMAQVRNRMRLLNSDSETYEKDSKELAQTMDQLRQRQSAYRDELGLTNKAMEEANEISGGLRGTLTGIWDSLVSGDLQGAKEGISAITSGIGGMIKASLTFIATPLGAALAGLVALGAGAKALFDFNKGLNDMNTELRALGVNASEISKVRDEISATAETFDKDFKEIAEKANSLSKTYGISMSEANRIIAEGLASGGAQNEEFLDSLGEYDEFFAKAGYSAKEFSDIINTGYDLGIYSDKLPDALKEADLALKENTKSTRDALVNAFGASFSDDILNKVKTGELTTKQALDAIAQKAEESNLSQQQYAQLTADVFKGAGEDAGGAQKIFEALGQSAKRELDATAKASLQLVDANERLNKAQSELFEIKDFGEIWTKIKAVSVDAFASMLEYISEVKQDIQPLIDFVGVVFSNAWEGTKATFLAFFELLKTNFKVIGTVISTFVEFFKKIFSGDFQGAFTALQNGFFKVINTISNAFGKLKNIILDAVIGIISNIAPVLEALGVDVDKLKKSIEGFKSKEVKIKAEVETITNNKTTNTLSGSGGGGATADELKAQAKARADAAAKQKAEEEKAAKEQYDKAKALADAKANLAKAQLDKYIFDLRSTLDKEQALTPESIAIETERLAKIKDAQIQFNNDELARKIADLEAKAVLEKTSVEVLNAQKEALNLEYQMRNQELELGFQQSTDALKLQYEQEQKILKAEQLALDNELALAEAETKAEADKIKQEQDYQAELQRYAKLYADKKITDEEYTRFKEAAKQKQDEMDRVRELQQLQGTLGGLNQLANAVGEMFGQSKELAIIQAGINGAMAVTSILAQYPKFDGGFAMWAAIAAAGITTIAQVGKIASAKPPKKPKFFYGGNTGDKPALGYDEFGPVTGYVHKNEYVIPEVMTQDPRFANTITWLEANRQSKMRGYVDGGATSPGVVGANPVKTSSNETAMLVNAVNNLNAILSSGIMAKVNFGYKDVEEMEDMKNEITSASQNGTIG, from the coding sequence ATGAGTAAAGACAATGTAACCAGAAGAATATCCATTTTCGTAAATGGAAAAGAAGTAGAAAACTCATTAAAAGGAGTAGAAGGAGCAATGGCGCAAGTGCGTAATCGTATGCGTTTACTAAATTCTGATTCTGAAACCTACGAAAAAGACTCAAAAGAATTAGCACAAACAATGGATCAGTTGCGCCAACGTCAATCTGCTTATCGTGATGAACTTGGTTTGACAAACAAAGCAATGGAAGAAGCCAACGAAATTTCGGGAGGTTTGCGTGGCACACTTACAGGAATTTGGGATTCATTGGTTTCAGGAGATTTGCAAGGCGCAAAAGAAGGAATTTCCGCTATTACTTCGGGTATTGGTGGAATGATAAAAGCTTCTTTAACTTTTATTGCAACGCCACTTGGTGCTGCATTAGCTGGATTGGTAGCTTTAGGTGCTGGTGCAAAAGCCTTATTCGATTTCAACAAAGGATTAAACGACATGAACACCGAGCTTCGTGCTTTAGGTGTTAACGCTTCCGAGATTTCAAAAGTGCGTGATGAAATTTCCGCTACGGCTGAAACATTCGACAAAGACTTCAAAGAAATAGCAGAGAAAGCCAACTCACTTTCCAAAACCTACGGCATTTCAATGTCAGAAGCGAATAGAATTATTGCTGAAGGTTTGGCTTCGGGTGGCGCACAAAATGAAGAGTTTTTGGATTCGCTTGGTGAGTACGATGAATTTTTTGCAAAGGCTGGTTATTCTGCCAAAGAATTTTCAGACATCATCAACACAGGTTACGATTTAGGAATCTATTCTGATAAACTTCCAGATGCTTTAAAAGAAGCAGATTTGGCATTAAAAGAAAATACCAAGTCAACTCGCGATGCATTGGTAAACGCTTTTGGTGCTTCATTCTCTGATGATATTCTAAACAAAGTTAAGACTGGAGAATTAACTACCAAACAAGCATTAGATGCAATTGCACAAAAAGCGGAAGAATCTAATCTTTCACAACAGCAATACGCACAATTAACCGCAGATGTTTTCAAAGGTGCTGGAGAAGATGCTGGTGGTGCGCAAAAGATATTTGAAGCTTTAGGGCAATCAGCAAAAAGAGAATTAGATGCAACGGCAAAAGCTTCACTTCAATTGGTTGATGCAAACGAACGATTAAACAAAGCACAATCTGAATTATTTGAAATCAAAGATTTTGGCGAAATCTGGACAAAAATTAAAGCGGTTTCGGTAGATGCTTTCGCTTCGATGTTAGAATACATTTCCGAAGTAAAACAAGATATTCAACCACTAATTGATTTTGTTGGAGTTGTATTTTCAAACGCTTGGGAAGGAACAAAAGCAACGTTCTTGGCGTTTTTTGAGTTACTAAAAACAAACTTCAAAGTAATTGGAACCGTAATATCAACCTTTGTAGAATTCTTTAAAAAAATATTTTCAGGTGATTTTCAAGGAGCTTTCACTGCCTTACAAAACGGATTCTTTAAAGTAATAAATACCATTTCAAACGCTTTTGGAAAACTTAAAAACATCATTTTAGATGCTGTAATTGGAATCATAAGCAATATTGCACCGGTTCTTGAAGCTTTAGGAGTTGATGTTGATAAACTTAAAAAATCAATTGAAGGTTTTAAATCAAAAGAAGTAAAAATAAAAGCCGAAGTTGAAACCATTACCAATAACAAAACCACAAATACATTATCTGGTTCTGGTGGCGGTGGTGCTACTGCTGATGAATTAAAAGCACAAGCAAAAGCACGTGCAGATGCAGCAGCAAAACAAAAAGCCGAAGAAGAAAAGGCAGCAAAAGAGCAATACGATAAAGCAAAAGCACTTGCCGATGCAAAAGCTAATTTAGCCAAAGCGCAGTTAGATAAATATATTTTTGATTTACGTTCTACACTTGATAAAGAACAAGCATTAACGCCTGAAAGTATTGCAATTGAAACCGAACGTTTAGCAAAAATTAAAGATGCTCAAATTCAATTTAATAATGATGAATTAGCGCGCAAAATTGCAGATTTAGAAGCAAAAGCAGTTTTAGAAAAAACATCGGTTGAAGTTTTGAATGCTCAAAAAGAAGCATTGAATTTGGAGTATCAAATGAGAAATCAAGAGTTAGAACTTGGTTTCCAGCAATCAACTGATGCGCTAAAATTACAATACGAGCAAGAACAAAAAATTCTAAAAGCCGAGCAATTGGCATTGGATAATGAATTAGCATTAGCAGAAGCAGAAACAAAAGCAGAAGCCGACAAAATAAAGCAAGAACAAGACTACCAAGCCGAGTTACAGCGATATGCTAAACTTTACGCTGATAAGAAAATAACAGATGAAGAATACACTCGTTTCAAAGAAGCTGCAAAACAAAAGCAGGATGAAATGGACAGAGTTAGAGAACTTCAACAATTACAAGGAACGCTTGGCGGTTTAAACCAATTAGCTAATGCAGTTGGAGAAATGTTCGGTCAGTCTAAAGAATTGGCAATTATTCAAGCAGGAATCAATGGTGCAATGGCTGTTACATCTATTTTGGCACAATATCCAAAGTTTGATGGTGGATTTGCAATGTGGGCGGCTATTGCAGCAGCAGGAATTACAACAATTGCTCAAGTTGGAAAAATTGCAAGTGCTAAACCACCAAAAAAACCTAAATTCTTCTACGGTGGTAACACAGGAGATAAACCTGCACTTGGTTATGATGAATTTGGACCCGTAACTGGTTACGTTCACAAAAACGAGTACGTTATTCCAGAAGTAATGACACAAGATCCACGATTTGCAAATACTATTACTTGGTTAGAAGCTAATCGCCAAAGTAAAATGCGTGGTTATGTAGATGGTGGTGCTACTTCTCCAGGAGTGGTTGGTGCTAATCCTGTGAAAACTTCATCCAACGAAACCGCAATGTTAGTAAATGCTGTAAATAATTTGAACGCGATACTTTCAAGTGGAATTATGGCTAAAGTAAATTTTGGATATAAAGACGTGGAAGAAATGGAAGATATGAAAAATGAAATTACTTCAGCTTCTCAAAATGGTACAATCGGATAA
- a CDS encoding site-specific integrase → MNGKLTYKVKIKEDYIRTDGTNSLYVQIFLNGRKKIFPLNLSVKKIHFDKVKQRVSAKFEKHKDYNLIIEKFLADINTIEINYRLSNVVLDIDKLTNEILNPSSWICFITFWDEELDRQKGLLKPGTYRQQKSALEKLRKYKDHLYFYEIDKKQIEDIRIFLKVKMKNEENTISTFFKNFKKYLNVALDRGIKIPLNSSDIKRPNFKSHRTFLMPDEINTLYKYWNSDFVNEMHKNILSKFLFSCFTGLRISDIKKIEADNIIGDYVVFVAEKTGKLQRIQMNESAKKFISKQKPFNSNYTDEYTNRTLKDICKICGIKKRVTYHVSRHTFATNFIISGGNVTVLQKLLGHSKIEDTMIYVHIAESITDIEILNLDTILNN, encoded by the coding sequence ATGAATGGGAAGTTAACTTACAAAGTAAAGATTAAAGAGGACTACATCAGAACTGATGGAACCAACTCTTTATATGTTCAGATTTTTTTAAATGGCAGAAAAAAAATATTTCCATTAAATCTTTCGGTTAAAAAAATTCACTTTGATAAAGTGAAACAACGTGTTTCTGCAAAATTTGAAAAGCATAAGGATTACAATTTGATAATTGAAAAATTCTTGGCTGATATAAATACAATTGAAATCAACTACCGACTTTCAAATGTGGTGCTTGATATTGATAAACTCACAAACGAAATATTAAATCCTTCTTCTTGGATTTGTTTTATCACTTTTTGGGATGAAGAACTGGATCGGCAAAAAGGGTTATTGAAACCAGGAACGTATCGCCAACAAAAATCTGCATTGGAGAAGCTTCGAAAATATAAGGATCATTTGTATTTCTATGAAATCGATAAAAAGCAAATCGAAGACATTCGTATATTTTTAAAAGTGAAAATGAAAAACGAAGAGAATACAATTTCTACTTTCTTTAAGAATTTTAAAAAGTACTTGAATGTTGCGCTTGATCGTGGTATAAAAATTCCGTTGAATAGTTCCGACATTAAACGACCAAACTTTAAATCGCACCGTACTTTTTTAATGCCTGATGAAATTAATACCTTATATAAGTATTGGAATTCGGATTTTGTGAACGAAATGCACAAGAATATTTTGTCAAAATTTCTATTTTCTTGCTTTACCGGATTGCGAATTTCAGATATTAAGAAAATTGAAGCTGACAATATCATCGGTGACTATGTTGTTTTCGTAGCGGAAAAGACTGGAAAGCTCCAACGCATCCAAATGAATGAATCTGCAAAGAAATTCATTAGTAAACAAAAGCCTTTCAATAGTAACTATACAGATGAATACACGAATCGCACCTTGAAAGATATTTGTAAAATTTGTGGCATTAAAAAACGTGTGACGTACCATGTAAGCCGTCACACGTTTGCAACTAATTTTATTATTTCGGGTGGAAATGTTACGGTGCTTCAAAAATTACTTGGCCATTCGAAAATTGAAGACACTATGATTTACGTTCACATTGCCGAAAGCATTACTGATATTGAAATCCTTAACCTTGATACCATTCTTAATAATTAA
- a CDS encoding adenine phosphoribosyltransferase: protein MNLHDYIRDIQDFPKPGIAFKDITPLLISPEATKFCLETLVNSLENQKIDKVIGVESRGFFFGMLLAQKLNVGFIPVRKPKKLPFDTISASYELEYGTDTLEMHVDAIKKGDRVLIHDDVLATGGTAKAVCELVEQLGGEIVQLNFLMELSFLNGREKLGNKEVFAALRY from the coding sequence ATGAACTTACATGACTATATTCGTGATATTCAAGATTTTCCGAAACCAGGAATTGCATTTAAAGATATTACACCTTTGCTAATTTCACCAGAAGCCACTAAATTTTGTCTAGAAACATTGGTAAATTCATTAGAAAATCAAAAAATTGATAAAGTAATAGGAGTAGAGAGTCGTGGTTTTTTCTTCGGAATGTTATTGGCACAAAAATTAAATGTTGGATTTATTCCGGTTCGTAAGCCAAAAAAATTACCGTTTGATACTATTAGTGCCTCTTATGAATTAGAATATGGAACGGATACATTAGAAATGCATGTTGACGCCATAAAAAAAGGAGATAGGGTTTTAATTCACGATGATGTTTTAGCTACTGGAGGAACTGCAAAAGCCGTTTGTGAGTTAGTAGAGCAATTAGGTGGCGAAATTGTGCAATTGAATTTTTTAATGGAATTATCCTTTTTAAACGGAAGAGAAAAATTAGGAAACAAAGAAGTTTTTGCGGCTTTGAGATATTAA
- a CDS encoding acyl-CoA dehydrogenase family protein — protein MSDNIRGGQFLVKETKCEDIFTPEDFNEEQVMMRDSVIEFVDKEIWPNKERFEKKDYALTEDIMRKAGELGYLSVAVPAAYGGMEMGFVNTVLVCDYISGATGSFSTAFGAHTGIGTMPITLYGTEEQKQKYVPKLASGEWFGAYCLTEPGAGSDANSGKTKAVLSEDGTHYKITGGKMWISNAGFCNVMIVFARIEDDKNITGFIVENDPSNGISMGDEEHKLGIRSSSTRQVFFNETKVPVENMLAGRGEGFKIAMNALNVGRIKLAAACLEAQRRTITGAVNYANERVQFKTPISSFGAIQAKIAEMATNAYAGESATYRAASDIENRINIRVSEGNSHQEAELKGVEEFAIECSILKVAVSEDVQACTDEGIQIFGGMGFSEDAPMESAWRDARIARIYEGTNEINRMLSVGMLVKKAMKGHVDLLGPAMAVAEELMGIPSFDIPDYSELFAEEKEMIAKLKKVFLMVAGAAVQKYGAELESHQQLLMAASDILIEIYMAESTILRTEKLAKKEGEDKVQEQIAMAKLYLYHAVDIVNHKGKEGIVSFAEGDEQRMMLMGLKRFTKYTNMPNVIGLREKIAAKIISENKYAF, from the coding sequence ATGTCAGATAACATCAGAGGAGGACAATTCCTTGTAAAAGAAACAAAATGCGAAGACATCTTCACTCCAGAAGATTTCAATGAAGAACAAGTTATGATGCGTGATTCGGTTATCGAATTCGTAGACAAAGAAATTTGGCCAAACAAAGAACGCTTCGAAAAGAAAGATTACGCTTTAACTGAAGACATCATGCGCAAAGCAGGTGAATTGGGTTACCTAAGCGTTGCTGTTCCTGCTGCGTATGGCGGAATGGAAATGGGATTCGTAAACACCGTTTTAGTTTGTGATTATATCTCGGGAGCAACTGGTTCGTTTTCAACTGCTTTTGGGGCGCATACTGGAATTGGAACCATGCCAATTACACTATATGGAACTGAAGAACAAAAACAAAAATATGTACCAAAATTAGCTTCGGGCGAATGGTTTGGAGCGTATTGTTTGACAGAACCTGGAGCTGGTTCAGATGCAAATTCAGGAAAAACAAAAGCCGTTCTTTCAGAAGATGGAACACATTATAAAATCACAGGTGGGAAAATGTGGATTTCTAATGCGGGTTTTTGTAACGTAATGATTGTTTTCGCTCGTATTGAAGACGATAAAAATATTACTGGTTTCATCGTTGAAAATGATCCTTCAAACGGAATTTCAATGGGTGACGAAGAGCACAAATTAGGTATTCGCTCCTCTTCTACTCGTCAGGTTTTCTTTAATGAAACAAAAGTACCAGTAGAAAATATGTTGGCTGGTCGTGGCGAAGGTTTTAAAATTGCTATGAATGCTTTAAATGTTGGACGTATTAAATTAGCAGCAGCTTGTTTAGAAGCACAACGTAGAACCATTACTGGAGCAGTAAATTATGCTAACGAAAGAGTTCAGTTTAAAACACCAATCTCAAGTTTTGGTGCTATCCAAGCTAAAATTGCTGAAATGGCTACTAATGCTTACGCTGGAGAAAGTGCTACTTACAGAGCTGCATCTGATATCGAAAACAGAATTAATATTAGAGTTAGTGAAGGAAATTCGCACCAAGAAGCAGAATTAAAAGGTGTAGAAGAATTTGCAATCGAATGTTCAATCTTAAAAGTAGCGGTTTCTGAAGATGTTCAAGCGTGTACAGACGAAGGAATTCAAATTTTTGGTGGAATGGGATTCTCTGAAGATGCACCAATGGAAAGTGCTTGGAGAGATGCTCGTATTGCCAGAATTTACGAAGGAACTAACGAAATCAACAGAATGTTATCAGTTGGAATGTTAGTGAAAAAAGCAATGAAAGGTCACGTTGATTTATTAGGTCCAGCAATGGCTGTTGCAGAAGAATTAATGGGAATTCCATCTTTCGATATTCCTGATTATTCAGAATTATTTGCTGAAGAAAAAGAAATGATTGCCAAATTGAAAAAAGTATTCTTAATGGTTGCTGGTGCTGCAGTTCAAAAATACGGAGCTGAATTAGAATCACACCAACAATTATTAATGGCTGCTTCTGATATCTTAATCGAAATCTATATGGCCGAAAGTACTATTCTTAGAACGGAGAAATTAGCTAAAAAAGAAGGCGAAGACAAAGTTCAGGAGCAAATTGCTATGGCAAAATTATACTTGTATCATGCCGTAGATATCGTGAACCATAAAGGAAAAGAAGGAATTGTTTCTTTTGCTGAAGGAGACGAACAACGTATGATGTTAATGGGTTTAAAACGTTTTACAAAATATACGAATATGCCAAATGTAATTGGACTTCGTGAAAAAATTGCTGCAAAAATTATTAGCGAAAATAAATACGCTTTTTAA